From a region of the Fischerella sp. JS2 genome:
- a CDS encoding HAMP domain-containing sensor histidine kinase, with translation MASLKTKLQSQNWRLGKTFLILGVFLIIGTLEYTTPTDYVFGYLYSGAILLVNSWFGERATLRATFLAICLTMLNLWIPGREAITTSTVASRVIASMALMVTGFLSIRLRRSQQAIALTQAKLESQEQLVRLREDFASTLTHDLKTPLLGAIETIKAFQQEKFGVVSPIQQKVLATMIRSHQTSLQFVETLLDVYRNDTEGLKLNLAPVDLVAIAEDVASNLAALASNRRIYITFDYGDSDLRQSLWVLGDTLQLERVFTNLLVNAINHSRRGGHVEVVLESQASHQIVKILDTGAGILPNEFSHLFERFYQGHSDRQAKGSGLGLYLSRQIIEAHGGTIWAENRVCAKYTLSSDTITTGAIFGFRLPVYPHSVNSYKTDN, from the coding sequence ATGGCATCTTTAAAAACGAAATTGCAGTCTCAGAACTGGCGCTTGGGTAAAACTTTTCTGATATTGGGAGTATTTCTTATTATTGGAACTCTTGAATATACCACCCCAACTGACTATGTGTTTGGATATCTCTACAGTGGGGCGATTTTGTTGGTAAATTCTTGGTTTGGTGAAAGAGCAACTTTGCGGGCAACGTTTCTTGCTATTTGCTTGACTATGCTAAATTTATGGATACCAGGACGGGAAGCAATCACAACTTCTACAGTTGCAAGTCGAGTGATTGCCTCGATGGCTTTGATGGTGACGGGTTTTTTGAGTATACGCCTGCGACGTTCGCAACAAGCAATTGCCTTGACCCAAGCTAAGTTAGAATCACAGGAACAATTGGTACGACTGCGAGAAGATTTTGCTTCCACTCTGACCCATGATCTCAAAACACCGTTGTTGGGAGCGATCGAAACTATCAAAGCATTTCAGCAAGAAAAATTTGGTGTTGTTTCGCCAATTCAACAGAAAGTTCTGGCTACAATGATCCGTAGTCATCAGACTTCTCTACAATTCGTAGAAACTTTGTTGGATGTTTATCGTAATGATACTGAGGGTCTAAAACTAAATTTAGCACCAGTAGATTTAGTTGCGATCGCAGAAGATGTTGCTAGTAACCTTGCAGCTTTAGCTTCTAACCGTCGCATTTATATAACTTTTGACTATGGTGACTCAGATTTACGGCAATCTTTATGGGTGTTAGGTGATACACTGCAACTAGAACGAGTCTTTACTAATCTTTTGGTAAATGCCATTAACCACTCCCGGCGCGGAGGTCATGTAGAAGTGGTGCTAGAATCGCAGGCATCCCACCAAATTGTCAAAATACTAGACACAGGTGCAGGTATTTTGCCTAATGAATTTTCCCACCTATTTGAAAGATTTTACCAAGGTCATAGCGATCGCCAAGCAAAAGGTTCTGGGCTAGGACTTTATCTGTCTCGCCAAATTATTGAAGCGCACGGTGGTACAATTTGGGCAGAGAATCGGGTTTGTGCTAAATATACTTTATCATCTGATACCATCACAACTGGAGCTATCTTTGGTTTTAGACTTCCAGTTTATCCTCATTCAGTCAACAGTTACAAAACTGATAACTGA
- a CDS encoding bifunctional (p)ppGpp synthetase/guanosine-3',5'-bis(diphosphate) 3'-pyrophosphohydrolase, producing MSSTIVNHPIDITLPEWLESCLRTPPTDGTATEEDQKYYDISLICRAFEFAYQLHQGQYRKSGEPYICHPIAVAGMLRDLGGSAAMIAAGFLHDVVEDTDVTIEEIEQRFGAEVRCLVEGVTKLSKINFKSKTESQAENFRRMFLAMAQDIRVIVVKLADRLHNMRTLEYMPDEKRRRTATETREIFAPLANRLGIWRFKWELEDLAFKYLEPEAFRQIQQLISEKRTAREERLTKISETLRTRLAEAGIRCLDISGRPKHLYSIYQKMQRQNKEFHEIYDLAALRIIVQTNEECYRALAVVHDVFRPIPGRFKDYIGLPKPNRYQSLHTGVIGPWGRPLEVQIRTMEMHHVAEYGIAAHWKYKETGGSNATLTAADEKFTWLRQLLEWQSDLKDAQEYLESIKDNLFEEDIYVFTPKGDLVALKPGSTTVDFAYRIHTEVGNRCAGVRVNGRMVPLSTRLQNGDIVEIITQKNGHPSLDWLNFVRTSAAKNRIKQWYKRSRREENIARGRELLEKELGRTGFDNVLKSEAMQAVAERCNYHSTEDLLAALGYGEITLNLVLNRWREIVKAQQPATNEPDNTTHLPTTAKAAALLREATPTTSRTSDSPIVGVEGLLYHLAGCCTPIPGEAIIGVVTRGKGISIHRQGCHNLEKVECDRLVPVSWNQAVEHSGRPVTYAVNLQIEALDRVGVLKDILSRLSDQGINVRHANVKTSFGQPALIDLGVEIRDRPQLEQIFTQIKKMSDILNIRRLGQIDE from the coding sequence ATGAGCAGCACAATTGTCAACCACCCTATTGATATAACTCTTCCAGAATGGCTAGAAAGTTGCTTACGTACACCGCCTACAGACGGTACTGCAACGGAAGAAGATCAGAAATATTATGATATAAGTTTGATTTGTCGAGCCTTTGAGTTTGCTTATCAGCTGCATCAGGGTCAGTACCGCAAATCAGGAGAACCATACATCTGTCATCCGATTGCTGTAGCTGGAATGCTGCGTGATTTAGGTGGTAGTGCAGCTATGATAGCAGCTGGATTTCTTCATGATGTAGTGGAAGATACAGATGTTACAATTGAAGAAATAGAACAGCGTTTTGGTGCAGAAGTTAGATGCTTAGTTGAAGGCGTCACCAAGTTATCTAAAATCAATTTCAAAAGCAAAACTGAAAGTCAAGCCGAAAATTTTCGACGGATGTTTTTGGCTATGGCGCAAGACATCCGCGTGATTGTAGTGAAGTTAGCAGATCGCTTACACAACATGCGGACATTAGAATATATGCCAGACGAAAAACGCCGTCGTACCGCTACAGAAACACGAGAAATTTTTGCTCCCCTAGCAAATCGCTTGGGGATTTGGCGTTTTAAATGGGAATTGGAAGACTTAGCATTTAAGTATTTGGAACCAGAAGCTTTTCGGCAAATTCAACAGCTGATTTCGGAAAAACGCACAGCGCGAGAAGAGAGATTGACAAAAATCTCAGAAACATTGAGAACTCGACTTGCAGAAGCAGGAATTCGCTGTCTTGATATTAGTGGACGTCCCAAGCATCTTTATAGCATCTACCAAAAGATGCAACGGCAAAATAAAGAATTTCATGAAATTTATGATTTAGCAGCACTGCGAATTATTGTACAAACCAACGAGGAATGCTATCGCGCATTGGCGGTTGTTCACGATGTCTTCCGTCCGATTCCTGGTAGATTTAAAGATTATATTGGATTGCCTAAGCCCAACCGTTACCAATCATTACATACTGGAGTAATAGGGCCTTGGGGACGACCTTTAGAAGTGCAAATTCGGACAATGGAAATGCACCATGTGGCAGAATATGGTATCGCTGCTCATTGGAAGTATAAAGAAACTGGCGGTTCTAACGCTACTTTAACTGCGGCGGATGAAAAATTTACTTGGTTGCGGCAGTTATTAGAATGGCAAAGTGATTTAAAAGATGCTCAAGAATATTTGGAAAGCATCAAAGATAATCTATTTGAAGAAGACATTTATGTCTTTACTCCCAAAGGGGATTTAGTTGCTTTAAAACCTGGTTCTACAACAGTGGATTTTGCCTATCGCATTCACACAGAAGTAGGGAATCGCTGTGCGGGAGTGCGGGTAAATGGTAGGATGGTACCACTTTCGACGCGCTTGCAAAACGGCGATATAGTCGAGATTATTACTCAAAAAAATGGTCATCCTAGTCTGGATTGGTTGAACTTTGTTCGGACTAGTGCAGCAAAAAACCGGATTAAGCAATGGTACAAGCGATCGCGCCGGGAAGAAAATATTGCGCGTGGACGCGAATTATTAGAAAAAGAACTTGGGAGAACAGGTTTTGATAATGTGCTGAAGTCAGAAGCAATGCAGGCGGTAGCAGAAAGATGTAATTACCACTCCACAGAAGATTTACTCGCAGCTTTGGGTTACGGGGAAATTACACTCAACTTAGTGCTGAACCGTTGGCGAGAAATCGTAAAAGCACAGCAGCCTGCTACTAACGAGCCGGATAATACCACACACCTACCCACTACAGCTAAGGCAGCGGCCTTATTACGAGAAGCAACTCCCACAACTTCCCGCACTAGTGACTCGCCTATCGTCGGTGTAGAAGGGTTGTTGTATCACTTAGCTGGGTGTTGTACCCCTATTCCTGGCGAAGCAATTATTGGTGTGGTGACACGGGGCAAAGGAATTTCTATTCATCGTCAAGGGTGTCATAATCTGGAAAAAGTAGAATGCGATCGCCTTGTTCCGGTGAGTTGGAACCAAGCAGTAGAACACAGTGGTCGTCCTGTAACTTACGCGGTGAATTTACAAATTGAAGCACTAGACCGAGTAGGAGTATTAAAAGATATTTTGTCACGGCTAAGCGACCAAGGGATCAACGTCCGCCATGCAAATGTAAAAACATCCTTTGGTCAACCAGCATTGATCGATTTGGGAGTTGAAATTCGTGATCGCCCTCAATTAGAACAGATATTTACTCAAATTAAGAAAATGAGTGATATTCTTAATATCCGTCGCCTTGGTCAAATTGACGAATAA
- a CDS encoding NYN domain-containing protein, translated as MSRSLPQAVFLVDGYNIIGTWSCLKRTRDQAGLEAARWELIEALTDYSAFQGYETQIVFDAQYQNASSNKEVITELVSVYYTDFGQTADTYIEKACASLRPAIAQSLISRMIVATSDRAQQLMVQGYGAEWLSAQQLCYEVQATVCRVRQRYQPRKKSNSRFLANSIDAKARQRLAELRMGLK; from the coding sequence ATGTCCCGTTCCTTACCCCAAGCCGTTTTCTTAGTAGACGGCTACAACATTATAGGCACTTGGTCTTGTCTAAAAAGAACCCGTGACCAAGCCGGACTAGAAGCGGCGCGCTGGGAATTGATAGAAGCTTTGACCGATTACAGCGCATTTCAAGGCTATGAGACACAAATAGTGTTTGATGCTCAGTATCAAAATGCTAGTAGTAACAAAGAAGTTATTACAGAACTTGTATCTGTCTATTATACTGATTTCGGTCAAACAGCAGACACGTATATTGAAAAAGCCTGTGCATCTTTGCGTCCTGCCATAGCTCAATCTTTAATTTCTCGCATGATTGTTGCCACCTCAGACCGCGCCCAGCAACTGATGGTACAGGGGTACGGGGCAGAATGGTTATCAGCACAGCAGTTATGTTACGAAGTGCAAGCCACAGTTTGTCGGGTGCGGCAAAGGTATCAACCACGCAAAAAATCCAATAGTAGATTTTTAGCTAATTCTATTGATGCCAAAGCAAGACAGCGCCTAGCTGAACTGCGAATGGGATTAAAGTAG
- a CDS encoding radical SAM protein, with amino-acid sequence MPTRNYLFYALTNSVCSKCLTKVEAKIIFQDDHVYLIKHCPTHGREEVLIADDVEYYKKSLEFIKPGDMPLKFNTPIKYGCPYDCGLCPDHEQHSCLTLIEVTDRCNLSCPICYADSGAEEFSDISHQPRRHRSLAEIAKMIDAVVANEGEPQIVQLSGGEPTLHPEFFAIMDLAKSKPIKHLMINTNGVRIAKDKTFCSRLSQYMPGIEVYLQFDSFEAEALKDLRGADLRSIREIAIAHLNEYNISTTLVVTLKKGLNDHEIGKIIEYALQQPCVRGVTFQPIQAAGRLQGFDPKRDRYTLTEVRRSILQQSPYFQPEDILPVPCHPDCLAMAYALKLNGKVIPLTGLINPEKFVEIMPNSVLYEQNPELKRHIFELFSTSHSPSSVATSLRQLLCCLPMLPVPEGITYANIFRVMIVQFLDPFNFDVRSVKRSCIHIVHPDGRIIPFDTFNMFYREGSTGYDLVNNQRLNFAN; translated from the coding sequence ATGCCTACTCGCAATTACCTATTTTATGCTTTGACAAATAGTGTTTGTTCCAAGTGTCTCACCAAAGTCGAAGCAAAAATTATATTTCAAGATGATCACGTTTACTTAATTAAACATTGTCCTACTCACGGACGAGAAGAAGTTTTAATCGCTGACGATGTTGAATATTACAAAAAATCCCTGGAGTTTATCAAACCAGGAGATATGCCACTCAAGTTTAATACACCAATCAAATATGGTTGTCCTTATGATTGTGGACTATGCCCAGATCATGAACAGCATAGTTGTTTAACTTTAATAGAAGTCACAGACAGATGCAATCTGTCTTGTCCAATTTGCTATGCTGATTCCGGTGCGGAAGAATTTTCTGATATTTCTCATCAACCCAGACGACACCGCAGTTTAGCAGAAATTGCTAAGATGATTGATGCGGTGGTGGCGAATGAAGGAGAACCGCAAATTGTGCAGTTGAGTGGTGGTGAACCAACGCTTCACCCAGAGTTTTTTGCAATTATGGATCTTGCCAAAAGCAAGCCAATTAAACATTTAATGATTAACACCAATGGCGTAAGAATTGCGAAAGATAAAACTTTTTGCAGTCGCCTGAGTCAATACATGCCTGGTATAGAAGTATATCTGCAATTTGATAGCTTTGAAGCAGAAGCGCTAAAAGACTTGCGAGGCGCAGATTTGCGTAGTATCAGGGAAATAGCGATCGCTCACCTTAATGAGTATAATATCTCTACAACTTTAGTTGTCACCCTCAAAAAAGGACTGAATGACCACGAAATCGGCAAAATAATTGAGTATGCTTTGCAACAGCCTTGTGTACGCGGCGTGACGTTTCAACCAATCCAAGCGGCTGGACGTTTACAAGGCTTTGATCCCAAACGTGATAGGTACACCCTTACCGAAGTCCGTAGGTCAATTTTACAACAAAGTCCTTACTTTCAACCAGAAGATATTCTACCTGTTCCTTGTCATCCCGACTGTTTGGCAATGGCTTATGCACTCAAACTAAATGGTAAAGTCATACCCCTAACTGGGTTAATCAATCCTGAAAAGTTTGTGGAAATTATGCCCAACAGTGTACTTTACGAACAAAACCCAGAACTCAAACGCCACATTTTTGAGTTATTTTCTACCAGTCATTCACCTAGTTCTGTGGCTACATCATTAAGGCAGCTTTTGTGTTGTTTACCAATGCTTCCCGTTCCCGAAGGAATTACCTATGCCAATATTTTTCGAGTGATGATTGTCCAGTTTCTTGATCCGTTTAATTTTGATGTGCGTTCGGTGAAGCGATCATGTATTCATATCGTCCACCCAGATGGCAGAATCATTCCCTTTGATACTTTCAATATGTTTTATCGCGAGGGTAGTACAGGGTACGATTTGGTTAATAATCAAAGATTAAATTTTGCTAATTAA
- a CDS encoding IS1 family transposase (programmed frameshift), producing MECPRCGSCHNRKNGKKRGKQNHICCDCGRQFIDVYKPPRGYSDEIKQECLKMYVNGMGFRGIERVKNVHHTTIIHWVKRVGTQLADTPNSKEIPQVGELDELETFIGFKKNKIWLWTAVNHFTQGILAWVLGDRSSTTFQQLWNIVQCWQSYFYVTDGYPVYPCFVPDGDQIVSKTYMTRVENENTRLRHYLARLHRKTLCYSKTEEMLRYSVRLLLHYLKYRSVPLPA from the exons ATGGAATGTCCACGCTGTGGATCTTGTCATAACCGTAAGAATGGAAAGAAAAGAGGTAAACAGAATCACATTTGCTGTGATTGTGGTCGTCAATTCATTGATGTCTATAAACCACCCAGGGGCTACTCGGATGAAATCAAACAAGAATGCCTAAAAATGTACGTCAATGGTATGGGATTTCGTGGAATTGAAAGGGTGAAAAACGTTCATCATACTACCATTATTCATTGGGTTAAACGAGTGGGTACACAATTGGCGGATACACCAAATTCAAAGGAAATTCCGCAGGTGGGAGAACTAGATGAATTAGAAACATTTATTGGTT TCAAAAAAAATAAAATCTGGTTGTGGACGGCGGTAAATCACTTTACTCAAGGTATTCTTGCTTGGGTTTTAGGTGATCGTAGTTCGACTACTTTCCAACAGTTATGGAACATTGTCCAGTGTTGGCAGAGTTATTTTTACGTCACAGATGGATACCCTGTTTACCCTTGTTTTGTTCCTGATGGTGACCAAATTGTGAGTAAGACCTACATGACACGAGTCGAAAATGAAAACACAAGGCTTAGACATTATTTGGCTCGTCTTCATCGTAAAACTTTATGTTATTCCAAAACCGAGGAAATGCTGAGATACTCTGTTCGATTGTTATTGCACTACCTCAAATATCGTTCTGTTCCCTTACCTGCCTAA
- a CDS encoding response regulator transcription factor, whose amino-acid sequence MASTALKILLVEDDELFRLGLHVRLQQEPGLEIIAETEDGETAVELVKEHSLDIVLLDVGLPGIGGIETCRRIKQLHPQLPVLVLTSHSQASLIARLIAAGAQGYCLKGIAAEKLVLALRSVAAGASWWDETATQEIRSKFEFNYTEDYTKNLSITVNSLTQREQEILSLIAQGKTNQEIAEVLYITTGTVRVHVHTILHKLEVRDRTQAVIVAMQAGLIK is encoded by the coding sequence ATGGCTTCTACTGCACTTAAAATTCTCCTAGTTGAAGATGATGAACTGTTCCGCTTGGGATTGCACGTGAGATTGCAACAAGAACCAGGGTTAGAAATTATTGCTGAGACGGAAGATGGTGAAACTGCGGTTGAATTAGTCAAGGAACATTCTCTTGATATTGTACTTTTGGATGTGGGATTGCCAGGTATTGGAGGCATTGAGACGTGTCGGCGAATTAAGCAACTACACCCCCAATTACCAGTATTAGTTTTGACTTCTCATTCTCAAGCATCCTTGATTGCACGGTTAATAGCAGCAGGCGCACAAGGCTACTGCTTAAAAGGAATTGCAGCCGAAAAATTGGTACTGGCGTTGCGTTCTGTGGCTGCGGGTGCGTCTTGGTGGGATGAAACTGCAACCCAAGAAATTCGTTCTAAATTCGAGTTTAATTATACCGAAGATTACACCAAAAATCTATCTATAACCGTAAATTCACTGACGCAACGAGAACAAGAAATTCTCTCACTCATAGCACAAGGCAAAACAAATCAAGAAATAGCTGAAGTACTATATATTACCACAGGTACAGTCAGAGTTCATGTCCATACCATTTTACATAAACTAGAAGTCCGCGATCGCACTCAAGCAGTCATCGTCGCTATGCAAGCAGGTTTGATCAAGTGA
- a CDS encoding DMT family transporter, producing MQLKFSASRFPLTPLLLIAPFFLWGTAMVAMKGVISHTTPLFMSGVRIIPAGLLILIAAAFMGRPQPKGWAAWLWIALFALVDGALFQGFLAEGLVRTGAGLGSVMIDSQPLAVALMSSWLFQEIIGLWGWLGLLLGVTGISLIGLPDELILGLLSDNTPEILLSPTLPFLNSLFASGEWLMLLAALSMAVGTVMIRFVSRHADPVTATGWHMVIGGLPLWGISSVVESQQWQNLVPSDWAALGYATVFGSAISYALFFYFASSENLTSLSSLTFLTPVFALLFGNLLLQEVLSPLQWIGVGLTLISIYLINQRDVLAGRGSGTREEGRLGGQGGQTGQEEFLTTNQQPTTSNQQSLMYRRD from the coding sequence ATGCAGCTGAAATTCAGTGCATCTCGGTTTCCCCTAACTCCCCTACTCCTAATCGCACCCTTTTTTCTCTGGGGTACGGCGATGGTGGCGATGAAAGGAGTGATTTCCCACACCACACCATTGTTTATGTCCGGGGTGCGGATAATCCCAGCCGGGTTGCTGATTTTAATCGCAGCTGCTTTCATGGGTAGACCCCAGCCTAAGGGTTGGGCTGCTTGGCTGTGGATTGCTTTATTTGCCTTGGTAGATGGGGCATTATTTCAAGGCTTTTTAGCTGAGGGATTAGTGAGAACTGGTGCTGGGTTGGGATCAGTGATGATTGACTCCCAACCTTTGGCGGTGGCTTTGATGTCTTCTTGGTTGTTTCAAGAAATAATTGGTTTGTGGGGATGGTTAGGACTTTTGTTGGGTGTGACGGGGATCAGTTTAATTGGCTTACCTGATGAGTTGATCTTAGGTCTTTTGTCTGACAACACTCCCGAAATTTTGCTTTCTCCCACTCTCCCATTCCTCAATTCTCTGTTTGCTAGTGGCGAATGGCTAATGCTGTTAGCAGCTTTGAGTATGGCGGTGGGAACTGTAATGATCCGCTTTGTCAGCCGTCATGCTGATCCCGTTACAGCTACGGGATGGCATATGGTTATCGGTGGTTTACCCTTGTGGGGGATTTCATCGGTTGTTGAATCCCAACAATGGCAGAATCTCGTACCATCTGACTGGGCAGCTTTGGGGTATGCTACGGTCTTTGGCAGCGCAATTTCCTACGCCTTGTTTTTCTATTTTGCTTCTAGCGAAAATTTGACTAGTCTGAGTTCTCTGACTTTTCTCACGCCTGTATTTGCCTTACTATTCGGCAATTTGTTGCTGCAAGAAGTTCTCAGCCCTTTACAGTGGATAGGAGTTGGTTTGACTTTAATTAGTATTTACCTGATTAATCAACGCGATGTTTTAGCTGGTCGGGGATCGGGGACAAGGGAAGAGGGACGACTTGGGGGACAAGGGGGACAAACAGGACAAGAGGAATTCTTAACGACCAACCAGCAACCAACAACCAGCAACCAGCAATCACTAATGTACAGACGCGATTAA
- the patD gene encoding heterocyst frequency control protein PatD: protein MSVNQERYHTFVILLEQLRLQAATHQTDAQQLRQHLLSLQEFFRQHILPLAEEKTRELSYRTEMSKQLQLLEIDLMFLQGARQAATAVNRLKTISDRLTIIIEYCQTILQSEAPEK, encoded by the coding sequence ATGTCTGTCAATCAAGAGAGATATCACACCTTCGTAATACTATTAGAGCAACTCCGCTTGCAAGCAGCAACTCACCAAACAGATGCACAGCAACTGCGACAGCATCTTTTGTCTTTACAAGAATTTTTTCGGCAGCATATTTTACCTTTAGCAGAGGAAAAAACACGGGAACTATCCTATCGGACAGAGATGAGTAAGCAACTGCAACTGTTGGAAATCGACCTAATGTTTCTTCAAGGCGCGCGACAAGCCGCAACTGCTGTTAATCGACTTAAAACAATTAGCGATCGCCTGACAATTATCATCGAATACTGTCAAACCATTCTGCAATCAGAAGCACCAGAAAAGTGA
- a CDS encoding aminotransferase class V-fold PLP-dependent enzyme, whose protein sequence is MKDKERVSYFSFSTSCFKDLWSFDPKVTFLNHGSFGACPIAVLSFQQQLRSQLEQEPLRFFTREWEPLLDGAKSKLAAFVGTDVEDVVFVPNATTGINSVLRSLIFHPGDEILTTNHEYNACRNALDFIASRTGAKVVVAQIPFPLDSPQQVVEAVIERVSSKTQLALLDHVTSQTALIFPLQELVQQLQTRGVDTLVDGAHAPGMIPLNLREIGATYYTGNCHKWLCAPKGAAFLYVQRDKQPEIRPLTISHGANSPRTDKSRFQLEFDWMGTDDPTAYMCVPEAIAFLGSLLPGGWDELRQRNHQLALQARQLLCETLEVLPPCPEEMIGSMAIVPMPIALENRNFLSIRDELFDRFSIQVQVLPWQETPKLLLRISAQIYNTIEEYEYLGKTLRELIAESGG, encoded by the coding sequence ATGAAGGATAAAGAGAGAGTTTCATACTTCAGCTTTAGTACTTCATGCTTCAAAGATTTATGGTCGTTTGATCCAAAAGTAACTTTTCTCAATCATGGCTCCTTTGGTGCTTGTCCGATCGCAGTTTTATCATTTCAGCAACAGTTGCGATCGCAACTCGAACAGGAACCATTACGATTTTTCACCAGGGAGTGGGAACCACTGTTAGATGGAGCTAAAAGCAAATTAGCGGCATTTGTCGGTACTGATGTAGAAGATGTGGTATTTGTCCCCAATGCAACTACTGGTATAAATTCCGTATTGCGTTCCCTAATTTTTCATCCTGGAGATGAAATACTCACAACCAACCACGAATACAACGCCTGTCGTAATGCACTTGATTTTATCGCCAGTCGTACAGGGGCAAAGGTGGTAGTTGCTCAGATTCCTTTTCCCCTCGATTCGCCTCAGCAAGTTGTAGAAGCAGTAATAGAGCGAGTTTCATCCAAAACACAATTAGCACTGCTAGATCATGTCACAAGTCAAACAGCATTAATCTTTCCTCTACAGGAGTTGGTGCAACAATTGCAAACCAGGGGTGTGGACACACTTGTAGATGGCGCTCATGCGCCAGGAATGATACCCTTAAATTTGCGAGAAATTGGCGCAACTTATTACACAGGAAATTGCCACAAATGGCTGTGTGCGCCCAAAGGAGCAGCCTTTTTATATGTGCAACGGGATAAACAACCAGAAATTCGTCCCTTGACAATTAGCCACGGTGCGAACTCCCCACGCACTGATAAAAGTCGCTTTCAATTGGAGTTTGATTGGATGGGGACAGATGATCCCACCGCGTATATGTGCGTACCAGAAGCGATCGCATTTTTGGGTTCGCTGTTACCTGGTGGTTGGGATGAATTGAGACAGCGCAATCACCAATTAGCATTACAAGCCAGACAGCTACTTTGTGAAACACTGGAAGTTTTGCCACCCTGCCCAGAAGAGATGATTGGTTCAATGGCTATTGTACCAATGCCTATCGCTTTAGAAAACCGCAATTTTTTATCTATACGTGATGAGTTATTTGATCGGTTTTCTATTCAGGTGCAAGTGCTTCCTTGGCAGGAGACACCGAAATTACTACTGAGGATTTCCGCACAAATTTACAACACGATAGAGGAGTATGAGTATTTAGGGAAAACGCTGAGAGAATTGATTGCTGAAAGTGGTGGTTAG